The following are encoded together in the Humulus lupulus chromosome 5, drHumLupu1.1, whole genome shotgun sequence genome:
- the LOC133778910 gene encoding cyclic nucleotide-gated ion channel 1-like: MSKFEQRNMINLITEYCPINPGNATIFDFGIFLEALESGVVLDSVDFPQKFIKCFWWGLQNLSSLGQNLETSTYIWENCFAISISIIGLLLFLYLIGNLQTYLQLATAKSEELGEKMKLKEQEIEFWIEKNGLPKEEKASIMQKVKHKLEENREVDIENLLSILPSEDRKRIKHLLCFPLLQKVPMLENMEREILDIICQNLKPVIYPESSYMIREGDPLDRMIFITHGTAWAYTNNASGHNSSDHSANNEALNVSSSTRSSSTRRLKKCDFFGEELLGWSRTHSHIIDFPIATINVKSHTKVEAFSLMANDLLNIVKKNYRFFRRNIPTNQQRQETSVQLDNDDDVKSQSSKYQRLHK; encoded by the exons ATGAGCAAATTCGAACAAAGAAATATGATCAATCTGATCACTGAATACTGTCCAATAAATCCGGGGAATGCAACAATCTTCGATTTTGGGATATTTCTTGAAGCCCTTGAATCTGGTGTAGTGCTAGACTCAGTGGATTTTCctcaaaagttcatcaaatgtTTTTGGTGGGGACTACAAAATCTCAG TTCGCTTGGTCAAAACCTCGAAACAAGTACCTATATTTGGGAGAACTGCTTTGCCATTTCTATTTCTATCATTGGCTTGCTACTCTTTTTGTATTTAATTGGAAACTTGCAG ACATATTTGCAGTTGGCAACTGCAAAATCAGAAGAGTTAGGAGAGAAGATGAAATTGAAAGAACAAGAAATAGAATTTTGGATTGAAAAAAATGGTCTACCAAAGGAAGAAAAGGCTTCAATTATGCAAAAAGTCAAACACAAGTTGGAGGAAAACAGAGAAGTTGATATTGAGAATCTGCTTTCTATACTTCCTTCCGAAGATAGAAAGCGTATAAAGCATCTTTTGTGCTTCCCTTTGCTACAAAAA GTTCCAATGCTTGAAAATATGGAGAGGGAAATACTTGACATAATTTGCCAGAATCTTAAGCCAGTAATCTACCCAGAGAGTAGCTACATGATCCGAGAAGGAGACCCACTTGATCGGATGATTTTCATCACACACGGCACAGCTTGGGCATACACAAACAATGCTAGTGGTCATAATAGTAGTGATCATAGTGCTAATAATGAGGCATTGAATGTGAGCAGTAGTACAAGAAGTAGCAGTACGAGACGCCTCAAGAAATGTGATTTTTTTGGAGAAGAGCTGTTGGGGTGGTCAAGAACTCACTCTCACATCATTGATTTTCCCATTGCGACCATCAATGTCAAGTCCCACACCAAGGTTGAAGCCTTCTCTCTTATGGCCAACGACTTGTTAAATATAGTGAAGAAGAACTATAGGTTCTTCAGGCGGAATATCCCCACCAATCAACAACGGCAGGAGACCTCGGTGCAGTTGGATAATGATGATGATGTGAAGTCACAGAGTTCCAAGTATCAGCGCTTGCACAAATAA